In a genomic window of Candidatus Saccharimonadia bacterium:
- a CDS encoding FkbM family methyltransferase, with product MKFVDYDRKMQKILAAPEPYQGDRLARALPFCRQRRHALDVGANIGLWTIQLVAVFEWITAFEPHPDSVIALRENVINRPSVKVSSVAIGNLNGIAYLDNLKHPFGSHISPADVRGEVEIDMRTLDDFKLTQVDFIKIDVEGFETFVVEGGEETIRRDRPVIVVEQKHESRYGLEQRATVTMLEKWGATVEWKIKHDFCMRWK from the coding sequence ATGAAGTTTGTGGATTACGATCGGAAGATGCAGAAAATCCTTGCGGCACCCGAACCTTACCAGGGCGATCGGTTGGCGCGGGCATTGCCGTTCTGTCGTCAGCGTCGCCATGCGCTCGACGTGGGTGCAAACATTGGACTTTGGACGATTCAACTTGTCGCCGTCTTTGAGTGGATAACAGCTTTCGAACCGCATCCGGATAGTGTTATCGCGCTACGCGAAAATGTCATCAATCGACCGTCGGTGAAGGTTTCGTCAGTTGCGATCGGCAATCTAAACGGGATTGCATATTTGGATAACTTAAAACACCCGTTTGGTTCGCATATTTCACCGGCTGATGTGCGTGGTGAAGTTGAAATCGACATGCGGACTCTTGATGATTTTAAGTTGACGCAGGTCGACTTCATCAAAATTGATGTCGAGGGGTTCGAAACATTCGTCGTCGAGGGAGGCGAAGAAACAATTCGCCGCGACCGGCCGGTGATAGTGGTCGAGCAGAAACATGAAAGTCGGTATGGTTTGGAACAACGCGCCACTGTGACCATGCTAGAGAAGTGGGGCGCAACGGTCGAATGGAAGATTAAACACGATTTCTGTATGAGGTGGAAATGA
- a CDS encoding class I SAM-dependent methyltransferase, with product MKLKRNYAKLYREHHATYEKHFSGKVSQAQIREIRKLVEWSKPDRLLDYGSGKGYQYLEKRIHDQWGGLLPYCYDPGVLQIGNKPDGTFGGVICTDVMEHIDPDDVDMILADIFGSLHQTGPVFAYFHISTRLAGKVFDNGENVHLTVQPSSWWDAKLNRFETRPDLIIRATYAD from the coding sequence ATGAAATTAAAACGCAATTACGCGAAGTTGTACCGGGAACATCACGCGACATATGAAAAACATTTCTCTGGTAAAGTAAGTCAGGCACAAATCAGAGAAATAAGAAAATTAGTCGAGTGGTCGAAACCTGATCGATTGCTAGATTATGGATCTGGTAAAGGCTACCAATACTTAGAAAAACGGATTCATGATCAATGGGGCGGCCTCCTTCCTTATTGCTATGATCCGGGTGTTCTACAGATCGGCAATAAACCAGACGGTACATTCGGCGGTGTCATCTGTACCGACGTCATGGAACACATTGACCCGGACGATGTCGACATGATCCTTGCCGACATTTTCGGGTCTTTGCATCAGACCGGACCGGTGTTCGCTTATTTTCACATCAGCACCAGGCTTGCCGGAAAGGTGTTCGACAACGGCGAAAACGTTCACCTCACCGTGCAACCGTCGAGTTGGTGGGATGCCAAATTGAATCGTTTCGAGACGCGGCCGGATCTCATCATACGGGCGACCTATGCAGATTAG
- a CDS encoding phage major capsid protein, which yields MKRLVHLMPDFPEIPAGLFLLSIVSNDARQAKLVAMKEEAADLQTENEAIVEAADDASRDLTADELKTIENNSTRIASLNAQVKARENLTVASSGRTALPEPENRKPGAGARKATTVPASPRDTRLDKTHGFASFGTFAQLVRKAQVDEGRAGDTAREQLNNAATTFGNEGTGADGGFVVPPDFRDQIWTKITGEESLLTRTEGFVTSSNSITIPADETAPWDTTNGIQAYWESEGGAKTPSKPLFEPKTSRLNKLICFVPVTDELLEDAPALEGWLRTKAPQKMVSKLNTAIIRGNGVGKPLGIMSASSLITISKEVSQNADSVVGANIAKMWARLYAPLRRNAVWLINQDIEPQLSFLSFPDSNSGFPVPLYVPVGGFSATPFSTLMGRPVVPVEAMSTLGDFGDIILADLSQYMTVTKGTDIKTDVSIHLYFDQDITAFRFVFRITGQPMWKNAVSPQFGNNTRSWAVAIEDRT from the coding sequence ATGAAACGACTTGTTCACCTGATGCCCGATTTTCCGGAAATCCCGGCGGGCCTGTTTTTGCTCTCGATCGTGTCGAACGATGCGCGCCAGGCAAAGCTTGTTGCGATGAAGGAGGAAGCCGCCGACCTCCAAACCGAAAACGAAGCGATCGTCGAAGCGGCTGACGATGCCAGCCGCGATCTCACCGCAGACGAACTCAAGACGATCGAGAACAACAGCACGCGCATCGCGTCGCTGAATGCTCAGGTCAAGGCGCGCGAAAATCTCACTGTGGCTTCCAGCGGTCGCACCGCGCTTCCGGAGCCGGAAAATCGGAAGCCTGGTGCCGGCGCTCGTAAAGCCACCACCGTACCGGCCTCGCCGCGTGATACCAGGCTCGACAAGACGCACGGTTTCGCCAGCTTCGGCACGTTTGCGCAGTTGGTGCGGAAAGCACAGGTCGACGAAGGTCGGGCGGGCGACACCGCGCGCGAGCAGTTGAACAACGCCGCGACGACCTTTGGCAACGAGGGTACCGGCGCCGATGGTGGTTTCGTCGTTCCGCCCGATTTTCGCGACCAGATCTGGACAAAGATCACCGGCGAGGAATCGTTGCTGACCCGGACCGAAGGTTTCGTGACGTCGTCCAACTCGATCACCATTCCGGCTGACGAAACGGCGCCTTGGGATACCACCAACGGGATTCAAGCCTATTGGGAGAGCGAAGGTGGCGCCAAGACTCCGAGCAAACCGCTTTTCGAACCCAAAACCTCCCGGTTGAATAAGCTGATTTGTTTCGTCCCGGTCACTGACGAGCTTTTGGAGGATGCTCCGGCGCTCGAAGGTTGGTTGCGGACGAAAGCGCCTCAGAAGATGGTGTCGAAGCTGAACACCGCGATCATTCGCGGCAACGGTGTCGGCAAGCCGCTCGGTATCATGAGCGCGAGTTCGCTCATCACGATCTCGAAAGAGGTTTCGCAGAACGCGGATAGTGTCGTCGGCGCGAATATTGCGAAGATGTGGGCGCGGCTTTATGCTCCGCTTCGTCGCAACGCCGTCTGGTTGATCAATCAGGACATCGAACCTCAGCTTTCGTTCCTGTCGTTCCCTGATTCGAATTCGGGTTTCCCGGTTCCGCTCTATGTTCCCGTCGGCGGGTTCTCGGCGACTCCTTTTTCGACGTTGATGGGCCGCCCAGTGGTGCCGGTCGAAGCAATGTCGACCCTGGGTGACTTCGGCGATATCATCCTTGCGGATCTGTCACAGTATATGACGGTGACCAAGGGTACCGATATCAAGACTGACGTTTCCATTCATCTGTATTTCGACCAGGACATCACCGCGTTCCGGTTCGTTTTCCGCATCACCGGTCAGCCGATGTGGAAAAATGCAGTCTCGCCGCAGTTCGGAAACAACACCCGGTCTTGGGCGGTGGCAATAGAGGATCGCACCTAA
- a CDS encoding head maturation protease, ClpP-related, translated as MKNRLTPKEYDELVNFTGRRHPGNYSMTERANEQSKITARIVTDAKDKRGEIVIYGTIGMDWFGDGITAKSFAKELKGLGDVDAIDLRINSEGGAVHDARAIYNLLVQHKARVDVHVDSLAASAASFIAMAGDSIEIAESGFFMIHNARMIAAGTADDFDAAANFLRTVNRTIADTYTARTGNNADKIKKWMDAETWFTGQEALDAGFATSIVENKTASAKITVDPVFNYAHVPAALRVNRSRALALLGRN; from the coding sequence ATGAAAAATCGTCTCACACCTAAAGAATATGACGAGCTGGTAAATTTTACCGGCCGGCGTCATCCTGGTAATTATTCGATGACCGAACGGGCCAACGAACAATCTAAAATTACCGCGCGCATCGTCACTGATGCCAAAGATAAGCGCGGCGAAATCGTCATTTATGGAACTATCGGAATGGATTGGTTCGGCGATGGCATTACCGCGAAATCGTTTGCCAAGGAATTGAAGGGGCTTGGTGACGTGGACGCAATCGATCTTCGCATTAATAGCGAAGGTGGTGCGGTTCATGACGCGCGGGCAATTTATAATTTGCTCGTTCAACATAAGGCGCGGGTTGACGTGCATGTGGATAGCCTCGCCGCGTCCGCTGCATCCTTCATCGCCATGGCGGGGGACAGTATCGAGATTGCCGAGAGCGGTTTTTTTATGATCCACAACGCGCGGATGATCGCGGCGGGAACGGCGGACGATTTCGACGCTGCGGCGAATTTTCTGCGAACTGTAAATCGGACAATTGCCGACACATACACCGCCAGAACCGGCAATAATGCCGATAAAATTAAAAAATGGATGGACGCAGAAACCTGGTTTACAGGTCAGGAAGCACTTGACGCAGGATTTGCGACTAGCATAGTGGAAAATAAGACGGCGAGTGCGAAAATTACGGTTGACCCGGTTTTCAATTATGCACATGTGCCGGCGGCTTTACGGGTAAATCGTTCCAGGGCCTTGGCGCTTTTGGGGAGAAATTAA
- a CDS encoding phage portal protein: MAVHQPQNQTLSLPDKDAQYSRIWYTGRTKAGIRITPDNAVTISAVWACIRFLSQSIAALPWNVIDDATKKPVSLSVPAQSVLQRPSKEYSSLQFRETLMHWVLRWGNGYGEIERDVLGRPIGMHPIHPCRVCVMRDPVSYEIYYAVDNGGGRPPVMIEFMNMFHLRGMGEGVVGMNVIAYAAESLGWAKAVQMFGAGFFGEGATPAGVVTMKKPLTPDGLAALKKEFQKVYSGAKNAGKTAFLDNDMEYKPLTVDPDKGQFIETNQFLIDEVCRWFGVPPHKIYKLLNATFSNIEHQSIEVVTDSLRPWARRFEDEAKFKLLGQNRAGYSNKINLKGLLTGDTKTRLDWYRGLREIGIFSANDILDLEDMPLNSEEDGGEKRVMQSQYTTMDKIGEVPTAVDGSAAAVPAAPAEDPEEDPADPVEDPTPEQDQAAARELARRANMAASGAATLEYVNSLYGC, from the coding sequence ACGCTGTGACCATCTCGGCGGTGTGGGCATGTATTCGATTTTTATCACAATCGATTGCCGCGCTTCCCTGGAACGTGATCGACGACGCGACCAAAAAGCCGGTGTCGCTGTCGGTTCCCGCACAATCAGTTTTGCAACGGCCGTCGAAAGAATACTCATCGCTGCAATTCCGCGAAACCCTCATGCATTGGGTGCTGCGTTGGGGCAACGGTTACGGCGAGATCGAGCGCGATGTGCTTGGGCGGCCGATCGGCATGCACCCGATTCATCCATGCCGTGTTTGCGTGATGCGCGACCCGGTGTCCTATGAAATTTATTACGCGGTCGACAATGGCGGCGGGCGGCCGCCCGTGATGATCGAGTTCATGAACATGTTTCACCTTCGCGGCATGGGTGAAGGTGTGGTGGGAATGAACGTTATCGCCTACGCGGCGGAGTCGCTCGGTTGGGCGAAGGCTGTGCAAATGTTCGGCGCCGGGTTTTTTGGCGAGGGCGCGACGCCGGCCGGCGTCGTGACGATGAAAAAGCCGCTGACGCCCGACGGCCTGGCAGCGTTGAAGAAGGAATTTCAGAAGGTTTACAGCGGCGCCAAAAATGCCGGCAAGACCGCGTTCCTTGACAACGATATGGAGTATAAGCCGCTTACCGTCGACCCGGACAAAGGTCAGTTCATCGAAACCAATCAATTCTTGATCGACGAAGTTTGCCGTTGGTTTGGTGTTCCCCCGCATAAAATTTACAAACTTTTGAATGCCACGTTCTCAAATATCGAACATCAGTCAATCGAGGTTGTCACCGACAGCCTAAGACCATGGGCGCGCCGGTTTGAGGATGAAGCCAAGTTCAAATTGCTTGGCCAGAACCGCGCCGGATATTCGAATAAGATCAATCTCAAGGGTTTACTGACTGGCGACACAAAAACGCGGCTCGATTGGTATCGGGGATTGCGCGAGATCGGCATTTTCAGTGCAAACGATATTCTCGATCTTGAGGATATGCCGCTTAATAGCGAAGAAGACGGCGGCGAAAAGCGGGTTATGCAATCGCAATACACGACCATGGATAAAATCGGGGAAGTTCCTACGGCGGTCGACGGGTCGGCGGCGGCAGTTCCGGCCGCGCCGGCTGAGGATCCGGAAGAAGATCCGGCGGACCCGGTCGAGGACCCAACGCCGGAGCAAGACCAGGCGGCCGCGCGTGAGCTTGCACGGCGGGCGAACATGGCGGCGAGCGGCGCCGCGACGCTCGAATATGTCAATTCGCTTTACGGGTGCTGA